A genomic window from Ilyobacter polytropus DSM 2926 includes:
- a CDS encoding IS3 family transposase: MLKEKKITKRELFIFVEIHRNVHSISQICRALEVSRSGFNKFQNNKTTERKKKDQGILDSILEVRKNRHKRSYGAPRLKVELKDEYGIITSERRINRIMKENDISVNSTKKFKTGNEKSKRENITGNIVKRKFKVGRKNEVWVTDITYIWTSEGWLYLSTIMDLFSRRIIAYDIGKRMTSELVIDTLTRSFLLEEPEEELIIHSDQGSQYSSREYSNLVKKLGLIQSMSRRGNCYDNAVIESFHASLKKEMIYVEGLVTKRYMKAMVFDYIEFYNKERRHSFLGNVSPVEFEKIQKKLVLG, encoded by the coding sequence ATTCTCAAGGAAAAAAAGATAACTAAGAGGGAACTCTTTATCTTCGTTGAAATACACAGAAATGTTCATTCTATATCTCAGATATGTAGAGCCCTAGAAGTCTCTCGAAGTGGTTTTAATAAGTTTCAGAATAACAAAACTACTGAGAGAAAGAAAAAGGATCAAGGGATTCTAGATAGTATTCTAGAGGTCAGAAAGAACAGACATAAGAGGAGCTATGGAGCCCCTAGACTAAAGGTTGAGCTCAAAGATGAATATGGCATAATAACAAGCGAAAGACGAATAAATAGAATAATGAAAGAAAATGATATATCAGTTAATTCTACCAAGAAGTTTAAAACAGGAAATGAAAAGAGTAAAAGAGAAAATATCACAGGAAATATTGTAAAAAGAAAATTCAAAGTAGGTAGAAAAAATGAGGTCTGGGTTACAGATATCACATATATTTGGACAAGCGAAGGTTGGCTATATTTAAGCACAATTATGGATCTTTTTTCTAGAAGGATTATCGCCTACGATATAGGTAAGCGCATGACTAGTGAGTTAGTAATAGATACTTTAACAAGGTCATTTTTACTGGAGGAACCAGAGGAAGAACTGATAATTCATAGTGATCAAGGATCGCAATATTCGAGTAGGGAGTACTCTAACCTTGTAAAGAAGCTAGGATTAATCCAATCTATGAGTAGACGTGGGAACTGTTATGATAATGCAGTAATAGAATCCTTTCATGCTTCTTTGAAGAAAGAGATGATTTATGTAGAAGGTTTAGTAACTAAAAGGTATATGAAGGCAATGGTATTTGATTACATAGAATTTTATAATAAAGAGAGGAGACACAGTTTCTTAGGAAATGTCTCCCCTGTTGAGTTTGAAAAAATACAGAAAAAATTGGTGTTAGGTTGA
- a CDS encoding 4Fe-4S dicluster domain-containing protein — protein sequence MVRSKVVPDNDKKELSEILKISGETINDCMQCGKCTAGCPATGGMDILPHQIIRDLQLGQVKKVIESKTIWSCASCFACASRCPRNVDLARLIEAARLLIVRKKGSDRLKPETVSELMEDKKMPQQAVVSAFRKYNK from the coding sequence GTGGTAAGATCAAAAGTTGTTCCTGATAATGATAAAAAAGAGCTATCTGAAATCTTAAAAATCAGCGGTGAAACGATAAACGACTGTATGCAGTGTGGTAAGTGTACTGCAGGCTGTCCTGCAACTGGTGGAATGGATATCCTCCCTCATCAGATAATAAGAGATCTCCAGCTGGGACAGGTAAAAAAAGTCATAGAAAGCAAGACTATATGGAGCTGTGCTTCATGTTTTGCATGTGCATCCCGTTGTCCTAGAAATGTAGACCTGGCAAGACTAATAGAGGCTGCACGTCTTCTCATAGTGAGAAAAAAAGGAAGTGACAGACTGAAACCTGAAACTGTATCTGAGTTAATGGAAGACAAAAAAATGCCTCAGCAGGCTGTAGTCAGTGCATTCCGTAAATATAACAAATAG
- a CDS encoding transposase, protein MMEEKRRYARFSEEKQKQIAELSFLKIKTKVELSNEYGITTNTVAAWEKKYFGGPKKDMELSAQDKEIIRLKNLLKEKEEDIEILKKATAIFSRKKR, encoded by the coding sequence ATGATGGAAGAAAAAAGAAGATATGCAAGATTTTCAGAGGAGAAACAGAAGCAAATCGCTGAGCTTTCTTTCCTTAAAATAAAAACAAAGGTAGAGCTATCAAATGAATACGGTATTACCACTAATACTGTTGCTGCCTGGGAAAAGAAATACTTTGGAGGTCCTAAGAAGGACATGGAGTTAAGCGCTCAAGACAAAGAAATTATCAGGTTGAAAAATCTACTTAAGGAAAAAGAAGAGGATATAGAGATCTTAAAAAAGGCTACAGCCATATTCTCAAGGAAAAAAAGATAA
- a CDS encoding aspartate ammonia-lyase — protein sequence MSKFRTEFDSIGGIQVPAEAYYGAQTLRGKNNFHITGYKVSPLFMNSMAMVKKAAAMANCEAGVISKKVSDAIIMAGDEIIAGKMHDQFITDVIQGGAGTSMNMNMNEVIANRANEILGGEKGVYDLVHPNDHVNYCQSTNDVIPTTGKLTILRMSRKMLVSLEKLYDALMEKSKEFDGVIKMGRTHLQDAIPIRLGQEFRAYAQPIKRDINRIKSVLEDFQNVNMGATAVGTGLNADVSYVKSVVRFLSDVSGIELIQSEDLVDGTRNLDVFVWMSSALKICAVNLSKMVNDLRLMASGPTAGFNEINLPQMQPGSSIMPGKVNPVILEVMNQVSFQVFGNDLTITKAAEAGQLELNVFEPVLFFNLFQSIEILKNGVDTLVENCIEGITANEARCKKMVDDSIGILTALNPHIGYKNASDIAKESLKKGIPVATLLVRKGLISQEAIDVILNPFNMTNPGISGKELLPR from the coding sequence ATGAGCAAGTTTAGAACTGAATTTGATTCAATTGGGGGAATTCAAGTACCGGCAGAGGCATATTATGGAGCGCAGACTCTAAGAGGGAAAAATAATTTTCATATAACTGGCTACAAAGTTTCTCCGCTTTTTATGAATTCCATGGCGATGGTAAAGAAGGCTGCTGCAATGGCCAATTGCGAAGCAGGTGTCATTTCAAAGAAAGTTTCTGATGCAATAATAATGGCTGGAGACGAAATCATTGCTGGGAAGATGCATGATCAGTTTATAACTGATGTTATACAAGGCGGAGCCGGAACCAGCATGAATATGAACATGAATGAAGTAATTGCAAACAGGGCTAATGAGATTTTAGGTGGAGAAAAGGGTGTCTATGATCTAGTACACCCCAATGATCATGTAAATTATTGCCAGTCTACTAATGATGTAATACCTACAACTGGAAAGTTGACAATTCTAAGAATGAGTAGAAAGATGCTTGTAAGCCTTGAAAAGCTATATGATGCTCTTATGGAAAAATCAAAAGAGTTTGATGGGGTTATAAAAATGGGAAGGACCCATCTTCAAGATGCTATACCAATTAGATTAGGTCAGGAGTTTAGGGCTTATGCACAACCTATAAAAAGGGATATAAACAGAATTAAATCAGTTCTAGAAGATTTTCAAAATGTGAATATGGGGGCTACAGCGGTAGGTACCGGTCTGAATGCAGATGTGAGCTATGTTAAAAGTGTTGTTAGATTTTTATCAGATGTTAGCGGAATAGAGCTTATCCAGTCAGAAGATCTTGTAGACGGAACTAGAAATTTGGATGTATTTGTCTGGATGTCCTCAGCACTAAAAATATGTGCAGTGAATCTTTCTAAAATGGTAAATGATTTAAGACTCATGGCTTCAGGACCTACTGCAGGTTTTAATGAGATAAACCTTCCCCAGATGCAGCCAGGATCTTCAATAATGCCTGGAAAAGTAAATCCTGTAATTTTAGAAGTAATGAATCAGGTATCTTTTCAAGTGTTTGGAAATGATCTCACTATAACAAAGGCGGCAGAAGCTGGACAGCTTGAACTCAATGTATTTGAACCTGTTCTTTTCTTTAATTTGTTTCAGTCCATCGAAATTTTGAAAAATGGAGTGGATACACTGGTTGAAAATTGTATAGAGGGAATAACGGCAAATGAAGCAAGATGCAAGAAGATGGTAGATGACAGTATTGGGATTCTTACGGCACTGAATCCGCATATTGGATACAAAAATGCTTCGGATATAGCAAAAGAGTCTCTAAAGAAAGGGATCCCTGTGGCAACACTTCTCGTGAGAAAAGGTCTTATAAGCCAGGAAGCTATAGATGTAATATTGAACCCTTTTAACATGACCAATCCGGGAATCTCTGGAAAAGAACTGTTGCCTAGATAA
- a CDS encoding CoB--CoM heterodisulfide reductase iron-sulfur subunit B family protein has translation MKYSYYPGCTLKTKAQELEKFALDSANELGVIMEEQKDWQCCGAVYPMGKDEVATKLSSVRSLAAARDKGEKLVTLCSACHHVIKRVNDDMKNDSAIREKVNNYLELEKIYSGEGEVIHFLEMLRDDIGFDKLAEKVTNPLKGRKIGAYYGCLLLRPNREMNFDDPENPVIIENFIAALGAEPVKYPYRTECCGGYLITDNKAVTDEMTENIVKSAAMNKVEEIVTACPLCKYNLEESGEAGNKNIGVSYFTELLAEALGVK, from the coding sequence ATGAAGTATAGTTATTATCCTGGATGTACCTTGAAAACTAAGGCACAGGAACTGGAAAAGTTTGCTCTAGATTCTGCAAATGAACTAGGTGTAATAATGGAGGAACAGAAAGATTGGCAGTGCTGTGGTGCTGTATATCCAATGGGGAAAGATGAAGTGGCTACAAAACTATCTTCGGTGAGAAGCCTTGCAGCTGCAAGGGACAAAGGAGAAAAATTGGTGACCCTATGTTCTGCATGCCACCATGTTATAAAGAGAGTCAACGATGATATGAAAAATGACTCGGCAATCAGAGAAAAGGTGAACAACTATTTAGAACTTGAAAAAATCTACAGCGGTGAAGGAGAGGTAATACACTTCCTAGAGATGCTCAGAGACGATATAGGTTTTGATAAACTAGCTGAAAAAGTTACTAATCCTCTGAAAGGTCGTAAAATAGGAGCTTATTATGGATGTCTGTTATTGAGACCGAATAGAGAAATGAATTTTGATGATCCTGAAAATCCTGTCATTATTGAAAACTTCATAGCTGCCTTAGGTGCTGAACCTGTAAAATATCCATATAGGACAGAGTGCTGCGGAGGTTACCTCATAACTGATAATAAAGCTGTGACAGATGAGATGACGGAAAATATAGTGAAATCAGCGGCTATGAATAAGGTGGAAGAGATTGTAACTGCCTGTCCTCTCTGCAAGTACAACTTAGAGGAAAGTGGAGAAGCAGGTAATAAAAATATAGGGGTTAGTTATTTCACAGAACTTTTAGCTGAGGCCCTGGGAGTGAAGTAA
- a CDS encoding CoB--CoM heterodisulfide reductase iron-sulfur subunit A family protein produces the protein MQRIGVFVCWCGSNIAATVDVEKVSEEIKNMPGVVYSSNYQYMCSEIGQNMLKDAVKEHNLDRLVISSCSPRMHEVTFRKAAKAAGINPYLIEVANIREQCSWVHKDKAAGTEKAIALTRAAVAKVALNQELVPGEIGVTKKALVIGGGIAGIQTALDIAEAGYKVDILEQSPSIGGKMAQIDKTFPTLDCSACILTPKMVDAAQHPNITLHTYSEVKNVEGYVGNFQVDIRKKARYVDMDKCTGCGVCTEKCPSKKAKNEFEEGLSKRGAIYTPFAQAVPNVPVIDEKECIKLKTGKCGLCEKLCSAGAIKFDDKEEVITENYGAIVVATGYDLINLDKFGEYQYSDHPDVVTSLEFERITNAAGPTSGKFVRPSDGNRPKKMVFVQCVGSRDKTERGKSYCSKICCMYTAKHAMLIKEKYPDIEAYVFYIDVRTPGKNFDEFYRRAVEDYGVNYIKGMVGKVFPEGDKLMVHGVDTMSGETLVIDADMVVLAAATKAKDDAVDLKRKLNISTDSDNFFTEAHAKLKPVETASAGIYLAGACQGPKDIPETVAQASAAAAKAIGLLNKAKLVNNPCVSKVDKDLCSGCLACTKMCPYDAISSEEIEINDHGKITKKVVAKVNEALCQGCGGCTVTCRPGAIDLKGFTNKQILAEVDAICQ, from the coding sequence TTGCAAAGAATTGGAGTTTTTGTGTGTTGGTGCGGTTCTAATATAGCTGCCACCGTAGATGTAGAAAAGGTATCTGAAGAGATAAAAAATATGCCGGGAGTAGTTTATTCCAGCAATTATCAATATATGTGCTCTGAGATAGGGCAGAATATGTTAAAGGATGCTGTGAAAGAGCATAACCTAGACAGATTGGTGATATCATCTTGTTCTCCTAGAATGCATGAGGTTACCTTTCGTAAGGCTGCCAAAGCTGCAGGGATAAATCCTTATCTCATAGAAGTAGCAAACATAAGAGAGCAGTGTTCTTGGGTTCATAAAGACAAGGCTGCAGGAACAGAAAAAGCTATAGCTCTCACAAGAGCGGCAGTGGCCAAAGTGGCTCTGAATCAGGAACTGGTTCCTGGAGAGATAGGAGTAACGAAAAAAGCCCTTGTTATAGGTGGAGGAATAGCCGGGATCCAAACAGCCCTTGACATAGCCGAGGCTGGATACAAGGTAGACATTTTAGAACAGTCACCTAGTATCGGCGGAAAGATGGCTCAGATTGACAAGACTTTCCCTACACTAGATTGTTCTGCCTGTATACTGACCCCCAAAATGGTGGATGCTGCCCAGCATCCTAATATAACCCTTCACACATATAGTGAGGTAAAAAATGTGGAAGGATATGTTGGTAATTTCCAGGTGGATATAAGGAAAAAAGCCCGTTATGTGGATATGGATAAATGCACAGGATGCGGAGTTTGTACAGAAAAATGTCCGTCTAAAAAAGCAAAGAATGAATTTGAAGAAGGGCTTTCAAAGAGAGGAGCAATATATACTCCATTTGCCCAGGCAGTACCGAATGTACCTGTGATAGATGAAAAAGAATGTATAAAACTTAAAACAGGTAAATGCGGACTTTGTGAAAAGCTGTGTTCAGCAGGAGCTATAAAATTTGACGATAAAGAAGAGGTAATAACTGAGAATTATGGAGCGATAGTAGTTGCGACTGGATATGACCTTATAAACCTTGATAAGTTTGGAGAGTACCAGTACAGCGACCATCCAGATGTGGTAACTTCCTTAGAATTTGAGAGAATAACAAATGCTGCAGGGCCGACAAGCGGTAAATTTGTCCGTCCTTCTGACGGGAATAGGCCAAAAAAAATGGTCTTTGTCCAGTGTGTAGGATCAAGGGATAAGACGGAGAGAGGAAAATCATATTGTTCCAAAATATGCTGTATGTACACGGCTAAGCATGCAATGCTCATAAAGGAAAAATATCCGGATATAGAGGCCTATGTATTTTATATAGATGTACGTACTCCGGGGAAAAACTTTGATGAATTTTACAGAAGAGCTGTAGAAGATTACGGTGTAAATTACATCAAAGGTATGGTGGGAAAAGTATTTCCTGAGGGTGATAAGCTGATGGTTCACGGAGTAGATACCATGAGCGGAGAAACCCTGGTGATAGATGCTGACATGGTGGTGTTAGCTGCAGCGACCAAGGCAAAAGATGACGCAGTGGATCTCAAAAGAAAATTAAATATAAGTACAGATTCAGACAACTTTTTTACTGAAGCACATGCAAAACTGAAACCGGTAGAGACTGCTTCAGCAGGGATATATTTGGCAGGAGCATGTCAGGGTCCAAAGGATATACCGGAAACGGTGGCTCAGGCAAGTGCCGCAGCAGCAAAAGCCATAGGTCTCTTAAATAAGGCAAAACTTGTAAATAATCCGTGTGTATCCAAAGTGGATAAAGATCTCTGCAGCGGATGTCTAGCTTGTACAAAAATGTGTCCATATGATGCAATATCTTCAGAAGAAATTGAGATAAATGATCATGGGAAAATAACCAAAAAAGTGGTAGCAAAGGTAAATGAAGCTCTCTGTCAAGGATGCGGAGGATGTACGGTTACATGCCGTCCTGGAGCTATTGACCTTAAAGGATTTACAAATAAACAAATTTTAGCGGAGGTAGATGCAATATGTCAGTAG